The sequence below is a genomic window from Desulfobacterales bacterium.
CTTCCAGCCGGTAAACTCCTTGAGTGATTCCTTAACCACCTGCTTGTTACCCGGGAACCTGTCAAGGACAATATTGAACAATTCAACGGTCTCTTTTTCGCGGGCATCAACAATTGCCGCCGCGGCCCTTATCCCATCGATATTGTTTGCCAGGGCAACATCCTTCATGGAACGGTGCATGGCGGTTATGTTCATCCTTATATCCCTGACCGCATTGCCGACCGTCATGGAGTGATCGTAAAGATCCCTGGTCAGGCCGGCCAGTTTCTGCATCGCATTGATGGATACAAAGCCGGCGATCAGGGCCAGGACTATTACAAATAAAAACCCACCGCCCAGCCGCCATCCGATATTAAGGTTGCCGATCTTCATCATCCACCTCCATCCAGACGTTATTCAAGCGATCCGTTACCATCCCGCGGCCGTCTTTTTTCTGGTAGATCTTTTCTTTTTTTGAAAAAGATTTGAAGTTTTCAGCCACCCCGGAAAACCGGATGCTCTCCTTGGCCCCCAGGCATAAAAAGCCGTTGTGGATCAGGCTGTCGTTCAGCAGACCGAGAACCCGGTTCTGGAGCCTTTTATCAAAGTAGATAAGAACGTTCCGGCACAGTACCAGGTGCATCTCCCCAAAGACCGAGTCCGAGATCAGGTTGTAATTGGCAAAGACGATGTTCTTCTTCAACTCCTTGTTCATTATTGCGGAGTCGTACCTGGCCAGGTAGTAATCCGAAAACGACGACCTGCCGCCCGCCTCCAGGTAGTTACGGGTAAATTCCTTTATCCTTTCAATGGAGAATATTCCCTTTTTCGCCCGGTCAAGGGCCTCCTCGTTGAAGTCCGTGGCATATATCCGGGCCCGGTCATAAAGCCCCTCTTCCCGCAGCAGAATCGCCATGGAGTAGGCCTCTTCTCCGGCGGCGCAGCCTGCTGTCCAGATCTTGACAAAAGGGAATGTCTTCAACATCGGCACCACCTTGTTTCTGATGGCCTTGAAGACAAAGGGGTCCCTGAACATCTCGCTCACGGTGATACAGAGGGTGTAGAAGAACGACTCAAAAAATGATTTGTCATGGATGATCCGCGGAATCAGCTCGGATATCCGCGCGACATCCGTTTTGCCGAGAAAATACTCGGTCCTTCTTCTGAACGAGGCCTTGGCGTAGTGACGGAAATCGTAGCCGTACCGCCTGAGGATCGCCTCCTTGAGGACTTCAAGTTCAATATCTTCAAGATCGGTCTTGTTCAAGCTCATCGTCCGGGCCACCTGCGATAACGGCTCGGGGAAGCGCACCTGTTGCGCCCCCGGTGAACGGTTATGGGAAAAATAGAAGATTAAAGACAACAACGACAAATCGAGCCGGAGCCGGAGCCGGTGCCAGGGCGGAAACGAAAAACCAGGAAAGGATCGCTGGTACTTCGAGGGGTTGGGCGCCGCCATGCCTTGTTGCGCCCTACCAGGGTACCCGGGTGGAGAGAAAGGGCGATCATTGAAAACAGGCCCCTTCCTGACAAGAACCGGCTCAATTTGATCCTACCATAAGTTCGTAACGGGCTTTGGGAACCTTGTCAACAAAAAGTCCGCCCGCTGACAGGATGTTATCCATGGGTCCGGCCCTGGCAGCGGGCTGAAATCCATCGACAAAACCGAGCCCCAGCCGGTTTTATTCCATGAATTACGGCGGCCCGGTAATCCAGGCCCGGTATTTTTCAGCAAGCAGATCCCAGGAAAAACGGCCGGTAAGGGTTGATGATTGTGCCGGAGTCATCCTCGAATCCTTCTTGAGCAGGTCGGCCAGTTGGCCAGGCAACTCCCCTGGCCGGTACAGGAACCCGGCCGGAAAGAGTTCCGGGTAGGAGAGGCGGTCCGGCAGCAGCGGCCGGCAGCCGGCCCGCACCGCCTCTATCACCGCGATCCCGTAGAATTCGTGCCTGGCCGTTGACACCACCAGGTTGCCGTGCTTAAGCCAGCGGATATACTCTTCCCTGCTCTTGACATAGCCCCAGTGCAGAATCCGGTGCGCGAGCCTTTGTTCGGCCTCAGCAAAAATCTCCGGCCGCCGGGCAAAGGACTGGCCCAGCATCACCAGGAAAAAGTCAATCCCCTGCCGGTCAAGGGCATACAGAACATTAAAAAAATCCTCCGGGTTCTTGTCG
It includes:
- a CDS encoding protein-glutamate O-methyltransferase CheR, with product MAAPNPSKYQRSFPGFSFPPWHRLRLRLDLSLLSLIFYFSHNRSPGAQQVRFPEPLSQVARTMSLNKTDLEDIELEVLKEAILRRYGYDFRHYAKASFRRRTEYFLGKTDVARISELIPRIIHDKSFFESFFYTLCITVSEMFRDPFVFKAIRNKVVPMLKTFPFVKIWTAGCAAGEEAYSMAILLREEGLYDRARIYATDFNEEALDRAKKGIFSIERIKEFTRNYLEAGGRSSFSDYYLARYDSAIMNKELKKNIVFANYNLISDSVFGEMHLVLCRNVLIYFDKRLQNRVLGLLNDSLIHNGFLCLGAKESIRFSGVAENFKSFSKKEKIYQKKDGRGMVTDRLNNVWMEVDDEDRQP